A portion of the Chelmon rostratus isolate fCheRos1 chromosome 15, fCheRos1.pri, whole genome shotgun sequence genome contains these proteins:
- the commd8 gene encoding COMM domain-containing protein 8, whose amino-acid sequence MVDSLSRLPVADCLKLCHRVVDGLCGREPPRRGDYSDTWSLEEWLELLNSLTALFRLVVGNNSSDEVVLAGLSGVGNSHAEAVLSVLRARREEIRRALLERTNSISSAMLQDFDWQLKLALSSDKISALHTPLLALSLDLRENGALQSVTMEMSREELNTLISSLEAANKVVLQLK is encoded by the exons ATGGTGGATAGTCTGAGTAGGTTACCTGTCGCAGATTGTCTAAAA CTGTGTCACAGGGTGGTGGATGGACTGTGTGGGAGGGAGCCTCCTCGCAGGGGGGATTACAGCGACACCTGGAGCCTGGAGGAGTGGTTGGAGCTGCTAAACTCCCTGACAGCCCTCTTCCGCCTGGTGGTGGGGAACAACAGCTCTGATGAAGTG GTGCTGGCCGGGCTGTCTGGTGTGGGCAACAGCCACGCTGAGGCCGTGCTGAGTGTGCTGAGAGCCAGACGAGAGGAGATCCGTCGCGCTCTGCTGGAGAGAACCAACTCCATCTCCTCTGCTAtgctgcaggactttgactGGCAGCTTAAG TTAGCTCTGTCCAGTGATAAGATCTCAGCCCTCCACACTCCTCTGCTCGCTCTCAGTCTGGATTTGAGAGAGAATGGAGCCCTCCAGTCTGTCACCATGGAGATGAGCAGAGAGGAGTTGAACACACTCATCAGTTCATTAGAGGCTGCTAATAAG